In the genome of Manis javanica isolate MJ-LG chromosome 17, MJ_LKY, whole genome shotgun sequence, one region contains:
- the C17H19orf12 gene encoding protein C19orf12 homolog isoform X1 has translation MQERPAKMPIMVEDIMKLLCSISGERKMKAAVKHSGRGALLTGAVAFVGGLVGGPPGLAVGGAVGGLLGAWMTSGQFKPIPQILMELPPAEQQKLFNEATAIIRHLEWTDAVQLTTLVMGSEALQQQLLAMLVGYVTKELQAEVQYDD, from the exons ATGCAAGAGAG GCCTGCCAAAATGCCCATTATGGTGGAAGACATTATGAAACTGCTCTGCTCCATTTCCGGGGAGAGGAAAATGAAGGCTGCCGTCAAGCACTCTGGGAGGGGCGCCCTGCTCACGGGAGCTGTGGCGTTTGTTGGCGGTTTGGTTGGTGGCCCACCAGGACTAGCTGTTG GGGGTGCCGTTGGGGGTCTATTAGGTGCATGGATGACGAGTGGACAGTTTAAGCCAATTCCTCAGATCCTAATGGAGCTGCCTCCTGCTGAGCAACAGAAGCTCTTTAATGAAGCCACTGCCATCATCAGGCACCTGGAATGGACAGATGCTGTGCAGCTGACCACACTGGTCATGGGCAGTGAGGCTTTGCAGCAACAGCTGCTGGCCATGCTGGTGGGATACGTCACCAAGGAGCTCCAGGCAGAAGTTCAGTATGATGACTAG
- the C17H19orf12 gene encoding protein C19orf12 homolog isoform X2 codes for MPIMVEDIMKLLCSISGERKMKAAVKHSGRGALLTGAVAFVGGLVGGPPGLAVGGAVGGLLGAWMTSGQFKPIPQILMELPPAEQQKLFNEATAIIRHLEWTDAVQLTTLVMGSEALQQQLLAMLVGYVTKELQAEVQYDD; via the exons ATGCCCATTATGGTGGAAGACATTATGAAACTGCTCTGCTCCATTTCCGGGGAGAGGAAAATGAAGGCTGCCGTCAAGCACTCTGGGAGGGGCGCCCTGCTCACGGGAGCTGTGGCGTTTGTTGGCGGTTTGGTTGGTGGCCCACCAGGACTAGCTGTTG GGGGTGCCGTTGGGGGTCTATTAGGTGCATGGATGACGAGTGGACAGTTTAAGCCAATTCCTCAGATCCTAATGGAGCTGCCTCCTGCTGAGCAACAGAAGCTCTTTAATGAAGCCACTGCCATCATCAGGCACCTGGAATGGACAGATGCTGTGCAGCTGACCACACTGGTCATGGGCAGTGAGGCTTTGCAGCAACAGCTGCTGGCCATGCTGGTGGGATACGTCACCAAGGAGCTCCAGGCAGAAGTTCAGTATGATGACTAG